The Leptospiraceae bacterium genome includes the window TAGAGGGCGTGCGTGCCCTTCTGTTAATTTTCCTTCTTTGATGTACTTTAACACTAATTCAGGCAATTGTAGAATTCTTAAAAGATTAGAAATAGTAGTTCTATTTTTTCCCACTCTTTGTGCAAGGTCGCTTATCTTCATCGAAGATTTTTCTATTAGTGCTTGATAAGCCAAGGCTTCATCTACAGGATTCAAATTCTCTCTTTGAATGTTTTCGATAATGGCTGCTTCCATAATTTCTAAATCAGAATAATTTTTTACTACGACAGGAATTTTTATAAAACCCGCCAAATTACACGCTTTTAGTCTTCTTTCTCCAGAAATCAATTGATAACCATTTTCGATTTTTTTAACTACAATTGGTTGGATCACACCGTGGGTTTTAATAGTTTCAGAAAGCTCTTTTATTGATTCTTCAGAGAATGTCTTTCTCGGTTGGGTCGGGTTTAAGACAATTTCTGAAATTTTTATTTCTTTTAAATTTCCCGAAGAATCACTTTCAATAGTTTTTCCTTTTGAGTTTACAGGAATTAGATTCTCTAACCCTCTACCCAATACGCTTTGCTTTGCCATTTTTTCCCTCTTACACTCTGGCGATAATTTCTTTTGCT containing:
- a CDS encoding ParB/RepB/Spo0J family partition protein, coding for MAKQSVLGRGLENLIPVNSKGKTIESDSSGNLKEIKISEIVLNPTQPRKTFSEESIKELSETIKTHGVIQPIVVKKIENGYQLISGERRLKACNLAGFIKIPVVVKNYSDLEIMEAAIIENIQRENLNPVDEALAYQALIEKSSMKISDLAQRVGKNRTTISNLLRILQLPELVLKYIKEGKLTEGHARPLLSIGDKQKIERVAEEIFKKGMSVRSVEDYIFKLLEKGENKIKPRKNSEPSLLQAESKIRNKLSARVSMSHNEKTGKGKIIINYTSVDEFERILSNMGIRL